The following is a genomic window from Actinomycetota bacterium.
AGACCCCAGGAAGGTGATTTGTTTTTAGCATGTTCCGATGTGATTATTGCTGCTCAAAATGCAGTAATAGCTGCAGAATCCCTTGGTGTGGGTTCATGTTATATAGGTGATATAATGGAAAACTATGAAATTCATAGGGAATTATTTGACTTACCTCAATATGTATTTCCAATTGTACTTCTTTGTTTTGGTTATCCAACAGAGCAGCAAAGGGAAAGGGGGCAAACTCGTAGATTTGATAAGCAGTTTATTGTATTTAAGGATAAATATAGAAGGCTAAACAAAGAGGAGTTTAATAACATGCATAAAGATTTAGAAGAGAGAGTATTTAAGGTTAATAATTTTTCACCTGGGGCACAGAATATAGGTCAGCATTTTTTCTTAAGAAAATTTAATGCTGATTTTTCAAAGGAGTTGAATCGTTCTGTACGGGAGATTCTTCAGAATTGGCTGCATAGATGAAGAGAAGGAAGTATAGGGGTCTTGCAATATAACAAGGGATATGCCATATTAGCAATATGACCAGGCCACCCCTGAAGGAAGATAGCTATTTTCCTTATAAATAACCAAGTTAATTTTGTCATGGGGACGGTTCTTTTGGCATTAAAATATGACACTGGGTCTGTGGCACATTTATTGATTAAATAATTATCCAAAAGGGAGAAAAAGAGAGGAACAGGAAAACTGATTTTTAGCTGAGCAAGAAAGATAAATATATATAGAATTAGAGTATTATCAGTTTTTATAGGAAAAAACAGTAAGTCTTTAAAGCGTAGAAAATATAAGGGTTTCTGCGTTTTTTTGTTATATGGGATATCAGTAATGCTTCTAAAATATGGAGAAAATAAGGCAAAAAGGGCTAAAAACTCTATTTTTAGCAGCCTGAAAGCCTTGCAAAATAAGGGTTTCAGCGAAATATTGTCGTAGAGGCGTTTTTTAAGGTAGCCTAAGGTGATTTGTCATATTTTTTAAATAGACGCTTAAAATAGCTTAAAATGGCTTATTTTAGATATAGGTGAAAACCCTTATTATATAAGGCTTTCAAGAAGGTATTTTCCCACAGGTTTTACACATTTTCCCCATTTGTAAGTAAATATTATTAATATTAATTCCTCTGTTATTGCGAGGGGAGCGCTCAATATCACTTGAGTGCTCCCCGTGGCAATCTCATTACTCTTTATGTCATTCTCATGAAAATGGGAATCCATCTTTCTCCTCTTTTCTAAAAATTTGAATCTTACATCTTGCGCCTCCCAACTATTTTTTTAAAAAAGAAGGGTTTTTGAAACCTTTTGTCGTATTAATATTAAGG
Proteins encoded in this region:
- a CDS encoding nitroreductase family protein, with the translated sequence MNPVLKVIYERKSIRAYKNSDIPEDIKDEIIKAAMKAPTAGNMMLYSIIEVTDQSIKDTLAKTCDNQPFIAKAPLVLLFLADYQRWYDYFINSEVPELCKRMNIEMRRPQEGDLFLACSDVIIAAQNAVIAAESLGVGSCYIGDIMENYEIHRELFDLPQYVFPIVLLCFGYPTEQQRERGQTRRFDKQFIVFKDKYRRLNKEEFNNMHKDLEERVFKVNNFSPGAQNIGQHFFLRKFNADFSKELNRSVREILQNWLHR